The Candidatus Eisenbacteria bacterium genome contains a region encoding:
- a CDS encoding (Fe-S)-binding protein → MGKVLKVAARDQCIGCLSCMYSCSRTWHEALTTSKSAIRIRTYMGTEGAFSIRACRACTNPGCVAACPTGALTQRSNGALKLDAEKCTSCGDCVKACLIQALQWDDETKLPLPCSHCGVCVRYCPNEVLVMGERKEESRVEANS, encoded by the coding sequence ATGGGCAAGGTTCTTAAAGTCGCAGCCCGCGATCAATGCATCGGCTGTCTCTCTTGCATGTATTCCTGTTCCCGCACATGGCACGAAGCGCTGACAACATCAAAATCAGCAATACGCATCAGAACCTATATGGGAACCGAGGGCGCATTTTCAATCAGAGCCTGCCGGGCTTGTACAAATCCAGGCTGTGTCGCCGCCTGCCCCACGGGCGCACTGACCCAGCGCTCCAATGGCGCTCTAAAGCTCGATGCGGAAAAATGCACATCTTGTGGAGATTGCGTGAAGGCCTGTTTGATTCAGGCATTGCAATGGGATGACGAAACAAAGCTTCCCCTCCCTTGTTCACATTGCGGCGTCTGTGTCCGGTATTGCCCCAATGAGGTCCTTGTGATGGGTGAGAGGAAGGAGGAGAGCCGTGTGGAAGCAAATTCTTGA